GAAATTTCAAGTAAACTTGGAGGTAATTCCGAAAGAATGATTCGTAACAACTATTTAAACGTATTATCATTTCTTCAGACAAAACTGGAAGAATTAAAAGAAGCATACGATATTATTTTAATCGACTGCCCGCCAAACTTTAACCTGGTTACACAAAACGCACTGGCAGCAAGTGATGCCTTCGTTGTCCCTGCAAAAGCGGACTATCTTTCCACATTAGGCATTGATACACTAATACGTCATGTCAAAACAATGGAGGATAAATTCAACACATACATAGACGAAATAGATTCAAATGTTCCTAGGCGAATTCATCCAAATATGTTAGGTGTAATTTTTACAATGGTATCCTTTTATAAAGGAAGACCAATTGCAGCTCAACATGAATATATGCACCAGGTTGGACAAAGTCATTCGTGCTTTACCAATGTATTGCGAGAGGGGAAAACACAATTTGCAACAGCCCCCGCTGAAGGTATTCCAGTAATGCTGACAAAAGGTAACAGCCTGCCGCAAGTGATGGTTCGGGATGAGTTAAAACAAATTACAACAGAACTGCTGAATACATATGGTGAGATCCATGGGTAAGAAAGATACGGAAAAATTATTACACGTCACAATGGAATTTCTGGAAGGTTTATCTGCTAAACAGTTTCAAGCACTCGTGGAAGGAA
The genomic region above belongs to Virgibacillus doumboii and contains:
- a CDS encoding ParA family protein; protein product: MDKKEGNIIGVISIMNYKGGVGKTTLSANIAAELANRGKRVLLIDMDPQTNLTLSFLNIEEWQSLEWQGRTIKHWYDDFLDGYEKTSQLKDLVVHPVRVNNRLRHTGGGIDLICSHLELIHVDMEISSKLGGNSERMIRNNYLNVLSFLQTKLEELKEAYDIILIDCPPNFNLVTQNALAASDAFVVPAKADYLSTLGIDTLIRHVKTMEDKFNTYIDEIDSNVPRRIHPNMLGVIFTMVSFYKGRPIAAQHEYMHQVGQSHSCFTNVLREGKTQFATAPAEGIPVMLTKGNSLPQVMVRDELKQITTELLNTYGEIHG